GCCGTCGGCTGTGGCACCGCACCGACCATATCGAGCTGGCCGGCCTCGAGGTCGTTGACGAGCTGTGCGGTGTCGGAACCGGGGACACGGATGAGGTTGTCCGCGTTCGGGGCCTCGAAGTGGTCGTCGAACGCCGACAGCTGCAGTTCGGCCTGGCGCTCCCAGTCGACGAACTCGAACGGGCCGCTGCCGATCCAATCCTCGTCTTCGTAGTCGACGAGTTCCTCCGGATCGACGTCGCCCCAGACGTGTTCGGGGAAGATGTACACCTGTCCGAGGACGTTTGCCACGAACGGCGAGTACTGCTCTTCGAGGTGGAACGTGATCTCGTTCCCCGAGGTGTCGATCTCGTCGATGTCCTCGACGAGCGAGCTGTACGTCGGCGAGTCGGCGTAGAGTTCGTACGTGAACTCCACGTCGTCGATCGTCACTGACTCGCCGTCGTGGAAGGTGTGGCCGTCCCGAATCTCGACGGTGTAGGTCATCCCGTCGTCTTCGATGACCGGGTCGTCCGCCGCCAGCCACGGTGTCGGCATTCCGTCCTCACCGATCCGGTAGAGCTGATCGTAGATGAGGCGGACGAACTGCCGGTCGGGCGTCGCCAGGTCCTGCATTGGGTTCAGCGAGATAATCTCGGATGGGTAACCAAAGCGGACCGTGTCGTCGTCCGTCGGCGTCACCGACGTCAGATTCCAGAACGAGTTCAGCCCTTCACCGAGCGTCGGGTTGATGTCGGTAACGCGGGCGCTCGCGTATGGCTCGTAGCCGCCTTCGTTTGCGATGTACGTTCGCGGCTGCGCTTCCGCGATCATCTCCTGTGCCTCGTAGACGGTCTGCTGGCGCTCGTCTTCGTCGACCTGCGCTACCTGCAGCTCCGCCAGTTCGTCGTACTCGTCGCTCTCCCAGCCCGGCGTGTTTCGACCGCCCTCTCCCGTCGTCGAGGAGTGGTGCATGTCGAAAATGAACGTGTGCGGGTCGATCCGCTCCGGCGTGCCACCCCAGCCGAGTAGCGACGCATCGAAGTTCTGTTCGACGACCACCTGATCGACGTGAGCGTTGAAATCGAGTTCTTCGCGGTCGACCTCGAAGCCGAGTTCTTCCCAGTTGTCGGCAACGATATCCGAGAGCTCGTTACGGAACGGGTTCGCACCTGCCGTCGGTGCAACGAGATGAATCTCGGGCACTTCGTCACCGAGATTTTCCGCACCTTCGACATCTGAGCCACCGTTCTGACTGACACATCCTGCGAGACTAGTCGTTAGCCCCGCTGCGCTTGCAATCCCAACACCCTTCAGCACGGTACGCCGCGATTTGCTATCGTCTCCCATTCTACAGCCGTATCTCTGATCAGAGATATATAAAGGTGTGTGATTCCAAAACAACAGAACAAGTAGCATACCGATTGTAAACCTTTCACTCATTGATGGATAGTTACACATTCATGGAAGTGTGAATGTGGTAATTAGTAATTCTTACAAATTGACGATCCGGCCACACGAGGAACCTTCTTGTATAGGGGGCGGCAGATGTGACCTGTGGAGTGTCACGTTTACTACGAGGGTGACGACGACCCCAAGAAGTGCACCGCGCGTCGACTCGAGAAGTTCGACGAGGCGACACTCTATCGCACAATGCGACAGGTGCCGTACGGCGTCGTGCTCAACCCCCACGCCGAGCAAGCACTCTCGCCAGCCGACGCCGACGACGGATTGGGAACACTCGTCGCCCTCGACTGTTCCTGGGAGTCAGCAGAGGAAGCGGCGTTCAAGATGAACGGCGTTCACCGGGCACTCCCCTTTCTCGTTGCCGCGAATCCGGTCAACTACGGCCGGCCGTTCCAGCTCACGACCGTCGAAGCGCTCGCCGCTGCCTGTTGTATTTTCGACGACTGGGACCGCGCCGAGGAACTGCTCTCACACTTCCGCTGGGGAGAGACGTTCCTGACGCTCAACGAGGAGCCACTGCGCCGGTACAGCAACTGTGCCGACTCGACCGAGGTCGTCGCGGTACAGGAGGAGTATCTGGCCGACGAGGCGGACGGCGACGGAACAATGTCCGAGTAGCCCGCCAGCGCACAGGACCACAGCGGTTATATGCACCACGGGCCAACGGGGCGACATGCCAAGTTTCGACGCCGCCGAAGACCGGATGCTCAACAAGATGATCTGCATGCGCTGTAACGCACGCAACTCCGCCGAGGCCAAGCGCTGCCGCAAGTGCGGCTACAAGAACCTCCGCCCGAAGGCCAAAGAGCCACGCGCAGCATAAAACGACAGTCGTCCGGTTTGGCCACGCCAGTTCGTGGCCGGTGGGCGATCCGTTTCTACTTCGCTTTCGACGCCGCTTAGTTGCATTTTTCTGGACCGGCTCGGGAACATGTTCCACACGACACGCCGTCCCTGAACTGACTGAACCGACTCCAAATTGCCAGCGCGTACATCTCAATCTGGGACTTGTTGGCTACCTTTCCTACGAATCAGCAGTCCCTACGGTGATTCACCGAGACCTGCGACGAATCAAAGGGACTAATTAGATCGATTATCATTCGCAGCTATGGATAGATCAAATTCCATGAGTGTGCAGATCGATAACTGGTCCGGACGATGGAGGGCAAACTGATGCACCCGCTGCTTGTCGACGCGCTTCGACTCGAGTTCGAATCGAGTGCCTACAGTGTGATCGAACTGCTCCCCTCGTTGCTTGCGGCAGTCCTGTTCGTCGCAGTTGGTATCTACGCGGGTCGGAAGATTCAGCCGGTCGTGAACGACGCTTCACAGCAGGCCGGTCTCGACGACCACGTCCGGGAAACGCCGTTTGGAACACTGGTTCCAGACGACACAGCAGCAGTCTCGCGGGTAGTTGCCGTCCTCGGAAAGTACTACGTCGTCCTACTCGCCGTCT
The DNA window shown above is from Natrialba magadii ATCC 43099 and carries:
- a CDS encoding ABC transporter substrate-binding protein, with the protein product MGDDSKSRRTVLKGVGIASAAGLTTSLAGCVSQNGGSDVEGAENLGDEVPEIHLVAPTAGANPFRNELSDIVADNWEELGFEVDREELDFNAHVDQVVVEQNFDASLLGWGGTPERIDPHTFIFDMHHSSTTGEGGRNTPGWESDEYDELAELQVAQVDEDERQQTVYEAQEMIAEAQPRTYIANEGGYEPYASARVTDINPTLGEGLNSFWNLTSVTPTDDDTVRFGYPSEIISLNPMQDLATPDRQFVRLIYDQLYRIGEDGMPTPWLAADDPVIEDDGMTYTVEIRDGHTFHDGESVTIDDVEFTYELYADSPTYSSLVEDIDEIDTSGNEITFHLEEQYSPFVANVLGQVYIFPEHVWGDVDPEELVDYEDEDWIGSGPFEFVDWERQAELQLSAFDDHFEAPNADNLIRVPGSDTAQLVNDLEAGQLDMVGAVPQPTAVDRVREDDDLDLAEFEAIGYAMIEYNMRREPFDDRHVRRALSYGVPKEEYVEFIRDGMGTVTHSTISEHNEFWHNPDVEQFNEDLEAARQELADGGYGWDDDGRLHYGEDQ
- a CDS encoding DUF367 family protein, which codes for MECHVYYEGDDDPKKCTARRLEKFDEATLYRTMRQVPYGVVLNPHAEQALSPADADDGLGTLVALDCSWESAEEAAFKMNGVHRALPFLVAANPVNYGRPFQLTTVEALAAACCIFDDWDRAEELLSHFRWGETFLTLNEEPLRRYSNCADSTEVVAVQEEYLADEADGDGTMSE
- a CDS encoding 50S ribosomal protein L40e produces the protein MPSFDAAEDRMLNKMICMRCNARNSAEAKRCRKCGYKNLRPKAKEPRAA